Proteins found in one Tamandua tetradactyla isolate mTamTet1 chromosome 3, mTamTet1.pri, whole genome shotgun sequence genomic segment:
- the LOC143675683 gene encoding olfactory receptor 5V1-like, giving the protein MDVYNLITVSEFILIGLSDLPEVRYPLFGVFAVIYQVTLVGNGAILLNIGTVKKLHTPMYYFLANLSLLDIFCPSATVPKMLKNLLTEKQSISFVGCTLQLYFWVALTGTEVFLLTVMAYDRYVAICFPLHYTLIMTKVHCALLAAGTWATGFLNSLLHTVFTFRLSFCKSNRVDQYYCDIPPVVALSCSSTYVADMLVLVVGGILSIPSSLITFVSYIYIISTILKIQSAEGKRKAFSACTSHLLVVCLFYGTAIFTYIHPSSSQHSPARDRLISMLYGVIIPMLNPIIYSLRNTEVKRALRKVLCHKTCLQMT; this is encoded by the coding sequence ATGGACGTCTACAACCTCATCACCGTGAGTGAGTTTATCCTCATAGGCCTCTCTGATCTCCCCGAGGTGCGCTATCCGCTCTTTGGGGTTTTTGCTGTCATCTATCAGGTCACTTTGGTGGGAAATGGTGCCATTCTCCTCAACATCGGGACTGTCAAAAAGCTGCACACACCCATGTATTACTTCTTGGCAAATTTGTCCCTCTTAGACATATTCTGCCCATCAGCTACTGTTCCTAAGATGCTCAAGAACCtcctgactgagaagcagagcaTTTCTTTTGTTGGGTGTACTTTGCAGCTTTATTTTTGGGTGGCCCTGACAGGGACTGAGGTCTTCCTTCTCACGGTCATGGCTTATGACCGCTACGTGGCCATCTGTTTCCCCCTTCATTACACCCTCATAATGACTAAGGTACACTGTGCCCTGCTTGCTGCTGGGACCTGGGCAACAGGGTTTCTTAATTCCCTTCTGCATACCGTGTTCACCTTCCGCCTGTCTTTCTGTAAATCCAATCGGGTTGACCAGTACTACTGTGACATCCCGCCAGTGGTTGCCCTCTCCTGTTCTTCCACGTACGTGGCAGATATGCTTGTTTTAGTGGTGGGAGGTATTTTATCCATCCCTTCCTCTCTGATCACCTTTGTCTCTTATATCTACATCATATCCACCATCCTAAAGATCCAGTCAGCCGAAGGGAAACGGAAAGCCTTTTCCGCATGCACTTCCCACCTCCTTGTAGTCTGTCTGTTTTATGGCACAGCAATTTTTACCTACATCCACCCCTCCTCTAGTCAGCACTCACCGGCCAGAGACAGGCTCATCTCGATGCTGTACGGGGTTATTATCCCAATGTTAAATCCCATCATCTACAGCCTGAGAAACACAGAGGTTAAAAGAGCGCTCAGAAAGGTTTTATGTCATAAAACATGTTTACAGATGACATAA